One window of Psychrobacillus sp. FSL H8-0483 genomic DNA carries:
- the argS gene encoding arginine--tRNA ligase codes for MKQTVVEILQNFTTELIEEQMIEAPAYAHLGDYALPCFSFAKKQRKSPNLIAQELATSIQDENIEKVEAVGGYVNIFMKRTKFTTSVLTTIHKEGNQYGSSNIGGGGVVTIDMSSPNIAKPFSMGHLRSTVIGNSIALLHEKNGYQPIKINHLGDWGTQFGKLLVAYRLWGDEKKVQAAPIQSLLSLYIRFHEEAEIDDTLNDKGRAAFKSLEDGDSEALKIWEGFRTESLKEFQKIYNLLGVAFDSFQGEAYYNDKMDPIVEKLQQKNLLIDSDGALVVDVGENMPPCLIKKSDGATLYATRDITAAIHRKKNYHFVKSLYIVGNEQSLHFAQLKIVLNKMGYDWSKTMHHIPFGLILKDGKKLSTRKGKIILLEEVLNEAIRLAETTIEEKNPLLVNKKEVAKEVGVGAIIFSDLKQHRKHDIEFDLKKMLQTEGETGPYIQYTYARACSILRKVHKVDMFEVTDVNNYEWEVIKSLQQFPNIIKRATDEFDPSLVAKYAIDLAQSFNSFYGNVQVVSDSSQLSYRITLVQSVVIVLEEALRLLGIKAPSEM; via the coding sequence ATGAAGCAGACAGTTGTAGAAATTCTTCAAAATTTCACTACGGAATTAATCGAGGAGCAAATGATTGAGGCGCCTGCATATGCACATTTAGGAGACTATGCACTCCCCTGCTTTTCATTTGCAAAAAAGCAAAGAAAATCACCTAATTTAATAGCGCAAGAACTCGCTACTAGTATCCAGGACGAAAACATTGAAAAAGTAGAAGCAGTTGGAGGTTATGTGAATATTTTTATGAAACGAACAAAATTTACAACATCTGTATTGACTACCATTCATAAGGAAGGAAATCAATATGGTTCTTCGAATATAGGGGGCGGTGGTGTTGTTACAATTGATATGTCCTCACCAAACATTGCCAAGCCCTTTTCTATGGGGCATTTAAGATCTACTGTTATTGGAAATTCCATTGCTTTATTACACGAAAAAAATGGATATCAACCGATTAAAATTAATCATCTAGGTGACTGGGGTACACAATTTGGGAAATTGCTAGTAGCTTATCGATTATGGGGGGATGAAAAGAAAGTCCAAGCAGCTCCTATTCAATCATTACTATCTCTTTACATTCGTTTTCATGAGGAAGCTGAAATTGATGACACGCTAAATGACAAAGGAAGAGCAGCATTTAAGTCGTTGGAAGACGGTGATTCCGAAGCTTTGAAGATATGGGAAGGCTTTCGAACAGAATCGTTAAAAGAATTTCAAAAAATATATAACCTACTTGGCGTAGCTTTTGATTCTTTTCAAGGCGAGGCTTATTATAATGACAAAATGGATCCAATTGTAGAAAAGTTACAACAAAAAAATCTCCTAATTGATTCGGATGGTGCACTTGTCGTAGACGTTGGTGAAAATATGCCACCTTGTCTAATTAAAAAATCAGATGGCGCGACCTTATATGCAACTAGAGATATCACAGCTGCTATTCATCGCAAAAAGAATTATCATTTCGTAAAGTCTTTGTATATTGTCGGAAATGAACAAAGTTTACACTTTGCACAGTTAAAAATTGTATTAAATAAAATGGGCTATGACTGGTCGAAGACAATGCATCATATTCCCTTTGGATTGATATTGAAAGATGGTAAAAAATTATCCACTCGGAAAGGAAAAATTATTTTATTAGAAGAAGTGTTAAACGAGGCAATTCGACTAGCAGAAACAACGATAGAAGAAAAAAATCCTTTATTAGTTAATAAAAAAGAAGTGGCTAAAGAAGTAGGTGTAGGAGCAATCATCTTTAGTGATTTAAAACAACACCGGAAGCATGACATCGAATTTGACTTGAAAAAAATGCTCCAAACTGAGGGAGAAACAGGACCTTATATCCAATATACTTACGCAAGAGCATGTTCTATTTTAAGAAAAGTGCATAAAGTTGACATGTTTGAAGTTACAGACGTGAATAATTATGAGTGGGAAGTCATTAAATCACTACAACAATTTCCAAACATTATTAAACGTGCGACTGATGAGTTTGATCCATCTTTAGTAGCAAAATATGCGATTGATTTAGCACAATCATTCAACTCTTTTTACGGAAATGTCCAAGTAGTGAGTGATTCAAGCCAGTTATCTTATCGCATTACACTTGTCCAGTCTGTCGTTATTGTATTAGAAGAAGCATTACGTTTGCTTGGAATTAAAGCACCAAGTGAAATGTAA
- a CDS encoding 5'-nucleotidase C-terminal domain-containing protein, with amino-acid sequence MMRLKILHTNDVHSNFENFAKVATLIKEHKDEDTIILDGGDFADFKSIELQGTRGLAAIELLAAISYDALTIGNNEMFNGIETLEHMASNSPFPFISNNLYKKNKTEINGVFKSAILNKNGLRILITGSSPHMGEFNDGLGIYMTDYKEAIIEEIKRNEGKYDICLLLSHVGTFADEPLAIDIPEIDIIISAHDHKLFNEAKVINNTIMNSAGNYGEHLGILELEINEGEVKLLHSTTISSIDVEKDEQILSLLKMNKEKAIEVLGQPLYPLAQSLWHDVIEENPLTNLIADGLKDMLNCDIGLINSGICNLGIFNELSNKKLIEVCPSPLNPTSFEIQGKYIKQALEQSLDAQICLADGRGPGFRGRFVGRLHVSGAKIEHDGKKVHAVYVNKRLLEDDIWYTVASSDYLQRGSGYESLANNRNEMYLAEEIKDVIRLYANEPEFNEQAYINRWKEVSKVGVVY; translated from the coding sequence ATGATGAGATTAAAGATTCTACATACAAATGACGTACATAGTAATTTTGAAAACTTCGCAAAAGTTGCCACGCTGATCAAGGAACATAAAGATGAGGATACAATTATTCTAGACGGTGGAGATTTTGCCGATTTCAAAAGCATCGAGCTACAAGGTACTAGAGGATTAGCTGCGATTGAATTATTAGCAGCTATTAGTTACGATGCGCTTACTATAGGAAACAATGAAATGTTTAATGGTATTGAAACACTTGAGCATATGGCGAGTAATAGTCCTTTTCCTTTCATTAGCAATAACTTATATAAAAAAAATAAAACAGAGATTAATGGTGTTTTCAAAAGCGCTATTCTAAATAAAAATGGGCTCCGAATCCTAATTACTGGATCCTCTCCTCATATGGGAGAATTTAATGATGGACTTGGAATTTATATGACTGATTATAAAGAAGCCATTATAGAAGAAATTAAACGAAATGAAGGGAAATACGATATTTGTCTCCTTTTGAGTCATGTTGGAACATTTGCGGATGAACCTCTTGCTATAGATATCCCAGAAATTGATATCATTATTTCTGCACATGACCATAAACTATTTAACGAAGCAAAAGTGATAAATAATACGATTATGAATAGTGCAGGAAATTACGGAGAGCATTTAGGAATACTCGAACTTGAAATCAATGAGGGAGAAGTGAAGCTGCTCCATTCTACAACAATTTCCTCCATAGATGTGGAAAAAGATGAACAAATTCTATCTTTATTAAAAATGAATAAAGAAAAAGCAATTGAAGTATTGGGTCAGCCGCTTTATCCACTTGCGCAATCGTTATGGCATGACGTGATAGAAGAAAATCCATTAACCAATTTAATCGCAGATGGATTGAAAGATATGCTCAACTGCGACATTGGTCTAATTAATAGCGGTATTTGCAATTTGGGTATTTTTAATGAACTATCGAATAAAAAACTAATCGAAGTCTGTCCTTCTCCTTTAAATCCAACTTCTTTTGAAATCCAAGGGAAATATATTAAACAAGCTTTGGAACAATCACTTGATGCACAAATTTGCTTAGCGGATGGACGTGGACCAGGGTTTAGAGGGAGGTTTGTAGGTCGATTACATGTTTCTGGAGCAAAAATCGAGCACGATGGGAAAAAAGTACATGCTGTTTATGTGAATAAAAGATTACTAGAAGATGATATATGGTATACAGTGGCTAGCTCCGATTATTTACAACGAGGCTCAGGATATGAAAGCCTTGCAAACAATCGAAATGAAATGTATTTAGCAGAAGAAATCAAAGATGTTATTCGTTTATATGCAAATGAACCGGAATTTAACGAGCAAGCGTATATTAATAGATGGAAAGAAGTTTCTAAAGTGGGGGTAGTATATTGA
- a CDS encoding P1 family peptidase encodes MKQSDPKKIRQRGIIIGRLPVGKKNCITDVEGVKVGHVTLDHPLGEGEYACTGVTSILPHGDNLFQQKVVGASYVLNGFGKTTGLVQVDELGLIESPIMLTNTFAIPAVTQGTLEYMLEGNPEIGDTTGTINLVLGECNDSRLNSIRKLPVQPNDAIKCIEKASSDISPEGAIGAGKGMICFGYKGGIGSSSRIVQEEESGATYTIGCLVLSNFGRKEDFQSILYKVVKQREVPTFPKPADGSIIIVLATDAPLSSRQLKRLAKRCGIGLGRTGSHFSNGSGDIVIAFSTAQRIAHFSEESMETRKQLRDDHVIMNDLFLGAVEVTEEAILNSLSQAETTVGRMGEVAYAYPFE; translated from the coding sequence TTGAAGCAATCTGATCCCAAAAAAATTAGACAAAGAGGAATCATAATCGGTCGTCTTCCTGTCGGAAAAAAGAATTGTATAACAGATGTTGAAGGTGTAAAAGTAGGTCATGTTACGCTCGATCATCCTCTAGGTGAAGGGGAGTATGCTTGCACCGGGGTTACTTCTATATTGCCACATGGGGATAATCTATTTCAGCAAAAAGTAGTAGGGGCAAGTTATGTATTAAATGGATTTGGTAAAACTACTGGACTTGTTCAAGTGGATGAACTAGGTTTGATTGAATCACCAATTATGCTGACAAATACATTTGCAATTCCAGCAGTTACCCAGGGCACATTAGAATATATGCTTGAGGGCAATCCTGAGATAGGAGATACTACAGGAACGATTAATTTAGTATTAGGAGAATGCAATGATAGTAGATTAAACTCGATTCGCAAACTTCCAGTTCAGCCAAATGATGCAATAAAGTGCATTGAAAAAGCTTCATCAGACATATCTCCGGAAGGTGCAATAGGAGCAGGCAAAGGGATGATTTGTTTTGGATACAAGGGTGGTATAGGATCTTCTTCACGCATTGTCCAAGAGGAAGAGAGTGGTGCTACCTATACAATAGGTTGTTTAGTTCTTAGTAATTTTGGGAGAAAAGAAGATTTTCAAAGTATTCTCTATAAAGTTGTGAAACAGAGAGAGGTTCCTACTTTTCCAAAGCCAGCAGACGGTTCCATTATCATTGTGTTGGCAACGGACGCTCCACTTAGTAGTAGACAGTTAAAGAGGTTGGCTAAAAGATGTGGTATAGGGCTTGGAAGAACGGGGAGTCATTTCAGCAATGGTAGTGGGGATATTGTGATTGCTTTTTCTACAGCTCAGAGGATTGCCCATTTTTCAGAGGAAAGTATGGAGACTAGAAAGCAACTGAGGGATGATCATGTAATTATGAATGATCTTTTCCTTGGAGCGGTGGAAGTGACAGAAGAAGCCATATTAAATTCATTGTCCCAAGCAGAAACTACAGTAGGTCGCATGGGAGAAGTAGCATATGCATATCCATTTGAATGA
- a CDS encoding DNA topoisomerase 3, whose protein sequence is MSKIAILAEKPSQAKAYSEAFSIKNRTKTHIELNPCNTFPSGAIITWGIGHLVELKEPKAYDPRWNRWTLGSLPILPERYEFQIAKGKYEQFQAVKKLILSANVVVNACDVDREGSNIFYSIYNQTGARGKTIKRLWINSLEIDEVRKGFANLQDNRKDLLLYEEAKARQISDWLVGMNGSRLYTLLLKEQGIQEVFPIGRVQSPTIYLIYQRQLEIENFVSEPFFEVEGTFSAEKGTYNGKAKAKESKREIIQALLAKHVIQPNSPGVITSLEKLDKRIPPPQLHSLSTLQATANRLWKTSPADVLKTMQGLYEKKLVSYPRTDSRYITPSEFSYIAGQVGDYQQLVNHPFPVASLAPKKRYVDSSKVQEHYAIIPTKKIPSQAVLTKLSSIERNLYEEVVRTTLAMFHSDYLYTETKVTTDVNGLSFFTTGKTESDKGWKALFIRSSIEKEKDEPSLPSLMEQEKVESDIRIKEGKTVPPKPYTEGQLIAMMKTCGKLVEDKNETEILKEVEGLGTEATRSGIIETIKRHEYIQVNKNIVSITDKGRVLCQAIEGNLLASPSMTAKWETYLRKIGNGEGSQERFLGSIAKFIHSLIEEVPNQLKTKNINIQLPPKAASSKYAKYKQEPIAPCPKCGQGSIVARKNFYGCSNYKNGCTQTFNGFFLKKKITPSQIKLLCTKGKTNTIKGFEAENGQKFDASLALEEGKLKLEFK, encoded by the coding sequence ATGAGCAAAATAGCAATCCTTGCAGAAAAGCCATCACAAGCAAAGGCATATAGTGAGGCATTCTCAATAAAAAATCGCACCAAAACTCACATAGAACTAAATCCATGCAACACATTTCCCTCAGGTGCAATTATTACATGGGGAATCGGTCATCTGGTTGAATTAAAAGAACCAAAAGCCTATGATCCCCGTTGGAATCGCTGGACGCTTGGCAGCTTACCAATTTTGCCAGAGCGGTATGAATTTCAAATCGCCAAAGGAAAATATGAGCAATTTCAAGCGGTTAAAAAGTTAATTCTTTCGGCAAATGTGGTCGTCAATGCATGTGACGTGGACCGCGAAGGATCGAATATCTTCTATAGTATTTACAATCAAACAGGAGCAAGAGGAAAAACGATTAAACGGTTATGGATTAATTCACTTGAAATAGATGAAGTACGAAAAGGATTTGCTAATTTACAAGACAATCGTAAGGACCTCCTTTTATATGAGGAAGCTAAGGCCCGACAAATTAGTGATTGGTTAGTTGGAATGAATGGTTCGCGTCTTTATACCCTTCTGTTAAAAGAGCAAGGTATTCAGGAAGTATTTCCGATTGGTCGAGTACAATCGCCAACTATTTATCTCATTTACCAAAGACAACTAGAGATTGAGAACTTTGTTTCTGAGCCATTTTTTGAAGTCGAAGGTACATTTAGTGCAGAAAAAGGGACTTATAATGGAAAAGCGAAAGCGAAGGAGTCAAAAAGAGAAATCATTCAAGCGCTTCTCGCTAAACATGTGATTCAACCAAATTCACCTGGGGTGATTACTTCTCTAGAGAAGTTGGATAAACGGATTCCTCCTCCACAACTTCACTCTTTATCGACTTTGCAGGCAACTGCAAATAGACTATGGAAAACGAGTCCGGCGGATGTATTGAAGACGATGCAAGGTCTTTATGAAAAGAAGCTAGTTTCTTACCCACGTACCGATTCTCGATACATAACACCAAGTGAGTTTTCTTATATCGCTGGACAAGTAGGAGATTATCAGCAGCTTGTTAATCACCCTTTCCCTGTGGCTTCACTTGCTCCCAAAAAGCGATACGTTGACAGTTCAAAGGTTCAAGAGCATTACGCAATTATACCGACGAAAAAAATTCCATCACAAGCCGTACTCACTAAGCTGTCGAGTATCGAAAGAAATCTCTATGAAGAAGTTGTCCGAACGACACTTGCTATGTTTCATTCCGATTATTTATATACTGAAACGAAAGTAACGACCGACGTTAATGGACTATCTTTCTTCACAACTGGCAAGACTGAAAGCGATAAGGGTTGGAAAGCTTTATTTATTCGCTCTTCTATAGAAAAGGAAAAAGATGAACCTTCTCTTCCATCTTTAATGGAACAGGAAAAAGTCGAGAGTGATATTAGGATTAAGGAAGGAAAAACAGTTCCTCCTAAACCTTATACAGAAGGTCAACTCATCGCCATGATGAAGACTTGCGGAAAGCTTGTGGAGGACAAAAATGAAACAGAAATTTTAAAAGAAGTAGAGGGTCTTGGAACAGAAGCAACCCGAAGCGGAATTATTGAAACAATAAAACGTCATGAGTATATTCAAGTGAACAAAAATATTGTGTCTATTACCGATAAAGGTCGTGTTCTTTGCCAAGCAATTGAAGGAAATCTTCTAGCTAGCCCATCTATGACTGCAAAATGGGAAACTTATTTGCGAAAAATTGGCAATGGCGAAGGATCCCAAGAGCGTTTTCTCGGAAGCATTGCAAAGTTCATTCATAGCTTAATAGAAGAGGTTCCCAATCAATTAAAAACTAAAAACATTAATATACAGCTACCTCCAAAAGCAGCTAGTTCAAAGTATGCGAAATACAAACAAGAGCCAATTGCACCTTGTCCAAAATGTGGACAAGGCTCTATAGTTGCAAGAAAAAATTTCTATGGGTGCTCGAATTATAAAAATGGCTGCACTCAAACGTTTAATGGCTTCTTTTTAAAGAAAAAAATTACCCCGAGTCAGATTAAACTTCTCTGTACAAAGGGTAAAACGAATACTATTAAAGGCTTTGAGGCAGAAAATGGTCAGAAATTTGATGCTAGTCTAGCACTAGAAGAAGGAAAATTGAAGTTAGAATTTAAATGA
- a CDS encoding NlpC/P60 family protein → MKKRMVTTTLAVTIGLSSLGIVPSTIQPIKASAATVNVQNNQQAVEAKADEITKFAKSIIGKATYGSNYSFTYPYQFKCASFMWFIFDKNGIDLGSKTEDKMVKLGTYVPKSQLQKGDLVFFKRKATGTDPDHVGMYIGDNKIIHMADSKQNIIISDLVDGKAYYKDYYFTARRVLPTLLPSNTTPEVEAPPASATSADKVVNLASSLIGKAKFGYVYNENTLSFTGAGFTYYVYKKQGIDLESKLSNRQALMGKAVSKANLQKGDLLFFSTNNSGSKITQTGIYIGGNQYISLPTNGSVVKASLDSDWSKKNYVTARRVL, encoded by the coding sequence ATGAAAAAACGTATGGTTACAACAACACTTGCAGTAACAATAGGTCTTAGTTCTCTAGGAATAGTTCCTTCAACAATTCAGCCAATAAAGGCTTCAGCTGCTACAGTTAATGTTCAAAATAATCAACAGGCGGTTGAGGCAAAGGCTGATGAAATTACTAAATTTGCTAAGAGTATAATAGGTAAGGCAACATATGGCTCCAATTATAGTTTTACTTATCCATATCAATTTAAATGTGCATCGTTTATGTGGTTTATTTTCGATAAAAACGGAATAGATCTTGGTAGTAAAACGGAAGATAAAATGGTGAAGTTAGGGACATATGTTCCCAAAAGTCAATTGCAAAAAGGGGACTTAGTCTTCTTTAAAAGAAAAGCAACAGGAACAGATCCAGACCATGTAGGAATGTATATAGGTGATAATAAAATTATTCATATGGCGGACTCAAAACAAAATATTATCATTTCTGATTTAGTAGATGGAAAGGCGTATTATAAAGATTATTACTTTACTGCTCGCAGAGTTTTGCCAACTTTACTCCCATCAAACACGACTCCAGAGGTAGAAGCGCCTCCAGCGAGTGCCACATCAGCTGATAAAGTTGTAAATCTGGCTTCAAGTCTCATTGGAAAAGCGAAATTTGGTTATGTTTATAATGAAAACACTTTATCATTTACGGGTGCTGGATTTACGTACTATGTCTATAAAAAACAAGGCATTGATTTAGAATCTAAACTATCAAACCGTCAGGCACTAATGGGTAAAGCAGTCTCAAAAGCTAACCTGCAAAAGGGTGATCTTCTTTTCTTCTCTACAAATAATAGTGGTTCTAAAATTACACAAACAGGAATTTATATTGGCGGAAATCAATATATTTCGCTCCCTACTAATGGCAGTGTAGTGAAAGCAAGCCTTGACTCAGATTGGTCAAAGAAAAACTATGTTACAGCCAGACGTGTTCTATAA
- the murF gene encoding UDP-N-acetylmuramoyl-tripeptide--D-alanyl-D-alanine ligase, with amino-acid sequence MKPMSVKNIRQCVKGQLIQGSDDFMVNDIIHLYQKMGPNKLLFLKQRWQIDWEKIANSVPCVVVTDEAYDRLKYIEKCTVIKVQDIEKAFWMFVMYYRNQFSIPVVSVTGTSGKTTTKDMIKHILAFDRNVTGTKTSANSRTQHLTYLLSIEKNTDAAVFESAVGSPGDVLLASRYFKPTIGIITNIGVTHLDGCKTPEAYLRAKAEMVQAVGQKGTLIINADDENTQKIGLENLQGKVLTFGITHRANFRATNVQYGNNGMEFVLTFREKTYPAFVPGYGQHQVLNALAAFAAVYEMGISIEEAVKRIESFRNLPAHLECSIGMGKCIIVDDTWNSNPISLKAAFQVLNGISRGRKRIALIGDINALGELSLDLHRKVGEMIAENGVDVLITVGSLAAEIGKQAQKEGLSGEVYSFPDIHGVYLFLEKILDENSILLIKCSATNHSIINLKSRLKRRRFI; translated from the coding sequence ATGAAGCCAATGTCAGTGAAAAATATACGACAATGCGTGAAAGGACAATTAATTCAAGGATCTGATGACTTCATGGTTAACGATATTATTCATCTTTATCAAAAGATGGGGCCTAACAAACTACTTTTCTTAAAACAGAGATGGCAAATTGATTGGGAGAAAATCGCCAATTCAGTTCCTTGCGTAGTCGTAACAGATGAAGCTTATGATAGATTAAAGTATATTGAAAAGTGTACTGTTATCAAGGTTCAAGACATCGAGAAGGCATTTTGGATGTTCGTTATGTATTATAGAAACCAATTTTCTATTCCCGTTGTTTCTGTAACAGGGACAAGTGGAAAAACGACAACGAAGGATATGATTAAACATATCCTTGCTTTTGACCGTAATGTCACTGGTACCAAAACATCAGCAAACTCAAGGACCCAGCATCTAACCTATTTGCTTTCTATTGAAAAAAACACAGATGCTGCTGTGTTTGAATCGGCAGTAGGAAGCCCAGGAGATGTGCTGCTCGCTTCACGGTACTTTAAGCCAACGATTGGTATTATCACAAATATAGGCGTTACTCATCTTGATGGATGCAAAACACCGGAAGCTTATCTTCGAGCAAAAGCGGAAATGGTTCAAGCAGTAGGGCAAAAAGGCACTCTTATTATTAACGCTGATGATGAGAATACACAAAAAATTGGATTAGAGAATTTACAAGGAAAGGTGCTGACTTTTGGTATAACTCATCGTGCAAATTTTAGAGCAACTAATGTTCAATACGGCAATAACGGAATGGAGTTTGTACTTACATTTAGAGAAAAAACTTATCCCGCTTTTGTGCCCGGTTATGGGCAGCATCAAGTTCTAAACGCACTGGCTGCCTTTGCAGCGGTATATGAAATGGGAATTAGTATAGAAGAAGCAGTAAAACGGATAGAGTCTTTTCGCAACTTACCTGCTCATCTTGAATGTAGCATAGGAATGGGAAAGTGTATCATTGTGGATGATACTTGGAATTCAAATCCTATTTCTCTAAAGGCTGCATTTCAGGTATTGAATGGGATATCACGGGGGAGAAAAAGGATTGCGCTTATTGGCGATATTAATGCTTTAGGTGAACTAAGCCTTGATCTTCATCGTAAAGTAGGTGAGATGATTGCGGAAAATGGAGTAGACGTATTGATTACAGTTGGTTCTTTGGCTGCCGAGATTGGAAAACAGGCCCAAAAGGAAGGACTATCTGGTGAAGTCTATTCTTTTCCTGACATCCATGGCGTTTATTTATTCTTAGAGAAGATATTGGATGAGAATAGTATATTACTTATCAAATGTTCTGCAACGAATCATTCTATTATTAATTTGAAAAGCAGGTTAAAGCGTCGCAGGTTTATCTAA
- a CDS encoding M14 family zinc carboxypeptidase: MNQQSLSYDQINNLLNNLNNPNVSVETIGKSVQGKDILCAVISKDPRKYGIAYCKSLYEELKNNKEPLSTGSMSERKIPIVINASIHGHEPVGTQAVLDLVKYLISTEKAEVQELLERFIFLCVVCANPDGLDDVTRWNENGFDLNRDFIFQTQPETQAIVKLIKTCNPIVLFDLHGYVSKDKEKIGLIEPCTIPHNSNYEYDLYIKWALPMAKGIENFILNKKDHFSSKHYKNIKGICIPYRDLSNGWDDYSPFSTAMYSMLHGTIGITIEAPSVGNDGIRWMVNAILGACHFLKNKRKEILFDYHTFLQRGINQTHPNHSKKFFPYAYVFPKPEHDCNAMNKLVEHLLDNGIDVDITLEEIIVDDQLVPKGSFIIQMNQAKANLANTFLSKGDKDFTVKMTDLCVWCLPLLWGVESIAISSQIAVPTKKAFNASNKPQISKTGPYEINPFSTESLRLIQKLLLKDVKIYQSISGNIIIDDEGNNRIRSMIEAAGISANSVDEQTIQSSKIWRTKKIGIIYDGGLYYRQSHAGLKMSLLKLGYQIKEIHPQELTNKNSLMMIDVLIYSGFEHLFLTKNELKDPYKKYVLASKDQYKACQDTINHFLNNGGKLIAIGAGPSKVTKKMLKLTNLNVNISGWNDNAIVQVDYHQNPITNGYSPKNIGFVYRPVWYTNTDNMEVLASFSSSPQSFIAGYWPDFNKAKGLPVIIKDKNLDVILIGLEICHRAQPEYLFRLLVNAIHA, translated from the coding sequence ATGAATCAACAATCTCTCTCGTATGATCAAATTAACAATTTGTTAAACAATTTGAATAACCCAAATGTTTCAGTTGAAACCATCGGAAAGTCTGTACAGGGCAAAGATATTTTATGTGCTGTTATCAGTAAGGATCCAAGGAAATACGGAATCGCCTATTGCAAAAGTCTGTATGAGGAGCTGAAGAACAACAAAGAACCATTAAGTACTGGTTCTATGAGCGAAAGAAAAATCCCTATTGTCATAAACGCATCCATTCATGGTCATGAACCAGTTGGAACACAGGCAGTTTTAGATCTCGTTAAATATCTTATTTCGACCGAAAAAGCAGAGGTACAAGAATTACTTGAACGCTTTATTTTCCTTTGTGTTGTTTGTGCTAATCCTGATGGACTTGATGATGTTACAAGATGGAACGAAAATGGATTTGACTTAAACAGGGACTTTATTTTTCAAACACAACCAGAAACACAAGCAATTGTTAAACTAATAAAAACATGTAACCCTATCGTACTTTTTGATCTTCATGGTTACGTCAGTAAAGATAAGGAAAAAATTGGATTAATTGAACCATGCACCATCCCACATAACTCCAATTATGAGTATGATTTATATATTAAATGGGCCCTTCCGATGGCAAAAGGAATAGAAAACTTTATACTAAATAAGAAAGACCATTTTTCATCAAAACATTATAAAAATATAAAAGGTATCTGTATCCCTTATAGAGATTTATCTAATGGTTGGGATGATTATTCTCCCTTTAGCACAGCGATGTACTCCATGTTGCATGGTACAATTGGGATTACAATAGAGGCACCTTCAGTAGGAAATGATGGAATCCGATGGATGGTAAATGCAATATTAGGTGCTTGTCATTTTCTTAAGAATAAAAGAAAAGAAATCCTATTTGACTATCATACTTTCCTTCAGCGTGGGATTAATCAAACACATCCAAACCACTCAAAAAAATTTTTCCCCTATGCCTATGTTTTCCCTAAACCTGAGCATGACTGTAACGCGATGAATAAGCTTGTTGAACATTTACTCGATAATGGGATAGATGTAGACATCACCTTAGAGGAGATAATAGTAGATGATCAACTTGTACCTAAAGGGTCATTTATCATACAGATGAATCAAGCGAAAGCGAATCTTGCCAATACATTTCTTAGCAAAGGTGATAAGGACTTTACTGTAAAGATGACAGATTTATGTGTATGGTGTTTACCGCTTTTGTGGGGAGTAGAAAGTATTGCTATTTCATCACAAATAGCCGTTCCAACAAAAAAAGCATTTAATGCTAGTAATAAACCACAGATTTCTAAAACAGGTCCATACGAAATAAACCCTTTTTCTACCGAGAGCCTTCGTCTTATTCAAAAACTACTTTTAAAGGACGTGAAGATATACCAATCTATTTCTGGAAACATCATTATTGACGATGAAGGTAACAATCGGATTAGAAGTATGATTGAAGCTGCTGGGATTTCTGCTAACTCTGTTGATGAACAAACGATACAAAGTTCAAAAATATGGAGAACGAAAAAAATTGGGATTATTTACGATGGTGGGCTATATTATAGACAATCCCATGCAGGGCTAAAAATGAGTTTATTAAAACTTGGATATCAAATAAAGGAAATTCATCCGCAGGAATTAACAAACAAGAATTCATTAATGATGATAGATGTTCTAATATATAGTGGTTTTGAGCATTTATTCCTTACAAAAAACGAATTGAAAGATCCCTATAAAAAATATGTACTTGCCTCAAAAGACCAATATAAAGCGTGTCAGGACACAATAAACCATTTCCTTAATAATGGAGGAAAGTTGATTGCAATAGGCGCTGGTCCATCAAAAGTAACCAAAAAAATGCTTAAGTTAACAAATTTAAATGTTAATATTAGCGGTTGGAATGATAATGCAATTGTCCAAGTTGATTATCATCAAAATCCGATAACAAATGGCTATTCACCAAAGAATATTGGTTTTGTTTATCGTCCTGTATGGTATACAAACACAGATAACATGGAGGTGTTAGCAAGCTTTTCATCATCCCCCCAATCATTTATAGCTGGATATTGGCCGGATTTCAATAAAGCTAAAGGACTACCCGTAATCATTAAAGATAAAAATCTGGATGTGATTTTAATTGGCCTAGAAATTTGTCATCGGGCTCAGCCCGAATATTTATTCCGCCTATTAGTGAACGCAATTCATGCATGA